The Paenibacillus uliginis N3/975 genome has a window encoding:
- a CDS encoding DegV family protein, whose product MKKTVIVTDSTADIPADLVKKYDIRIVPLRLMFGSDTYLDGVEISAGEFYKKLVESTQLPTTSQPSPADFVGVYDSILKEFPGCSILSMHLSSGMSGTYQSALLATSLIEGEADITVWDSKSASYGYGLFIVHAAQLAAEGVPVEEILSSTEELRSKRCLYFLVDTLEYLQKGGRIGKASAVLGTLLNIKPILSIDDEGIIYSVEKVRGRKKATARMIELFQNDLAGVTNINVAVGTTADPASVDDFLEQLSAVFTVKETVLSDIGPVIGSHVGPGTIAAYIWPA is encoded by the coding sequence GTGAAGAAAACCGTTATTGTCACAGACAGCACAGCGGATATTCCGGCAGACCTGGTGAAGAAATACGACATACGAATTGTCCCATTGCGTCTTATGTTCGGCAGTGATACGTATCTCGATGGAGTAGAAATTTCCGCTGGCGAGTTTTATAAGAAGCTCGTCGAATCGACTCAACTGCCGACAACTTCGCAGCCCTCCCCGGCTGACTTTGTGGGGGTATATGATTCAATCCTGAAGGAGTTTCCCGGCTGTTCTATTCTTTCGATGCACCTCTCTTCAGGAATGAGCGGCACCTACCAGTCGGCACTGCTGGCTACTTCCCTAATAGAGGGAGAAGCTGATATAACGGTGTGGGATTCAAAATCAGCGTCATATGGCTATGGATTGTTTATTGTTCATGCAGCCCAGTTGGCTGCTGAGGGAGTGCCGGTAGAAGAGATACTATCCTCTACCGAAGAACTTCGCAGTAAGCGTTGTCTATATTTTTTGGTAGACACACTAGAATATTTACAAAAAGGTGGGCGCATCGGTAAAGCTTCAGCTGTACTGGGTACACTGTTGAATATTAAACCGATCCTGTCTATCGATGATGAAGGTATTATTTATTCGGTTGAAAAAGTAAGAGGCCGCAAGAAAGCAACTGCCAGAATGATTGAATTGTTCCAAAATGATCTGGCAGGTGTTACGAATATTAATGTAGCGGTGGGCACTACGGCAGATCCGGCTTCTGTTGATGATTTTCTGGAGCAATTGTCTGCCGTGTTTACGGTGAAAGAAACGGTCCTGTCCGACATCGGCCCCGTCATCGGCAGCCATGTCGGACCGGGTACCATTGCCGCGTATATCTGGCCCGCTTGA
- a CDS encoding DAK2 domain-containing protein, with the protein MSKRSLNGTEFTAMVLAGAEQLQLHAEHVNSLNVFPVPDGDTGTNMNLTMTAGVAELKSKYTESLGHSAGVLSKGLLMGARGNSGVILSQLFRGFSRYAAPYTELNPSQFATALQTGVEAAYKAVVKPVEGTILTVAKEAAKHAVYFSRRSNDVVELMEQVLAKAKETLSQTPDMLPVLKQVGVVDSGGQGLVYIYEGFLKALKNGVSSSEVSPASVEQTVSRVAVTGIVTHPDLATVQVPASAQSRLSTEDIEYLYDMEFFINRQLGNAQPAEFDEDKFRKALSVNGDSIIVIADDETIKVHVHSKAPGEVLNLALLYGEITQIHILNMREQHRDLLSTGMDIAPMPELFADIPAETKTPEAPAVPPADELAPYGFIAVSSGEGISSIFKSLGVDVVLAGGQTMNPSTEDFVNAITSISAQQIFILPNNSNIVLAAQQARELLEGERSVTVIPSKTIPQGIAAAFEFQEDESVESNTDNMLEAVSRVQSGQVTYAVRDTNIDELQIKAGEYIGIQNSKIVAAAPDLLNACQELLGKMLSSGDEIITLLTGEDATEEITEGLISWLEDNYPNAEVEVHYGGQPIYAYLFSVEV; encoded by the coding sequence TTGAGTAAGCGTTCTTTGAATGGAACAGAATTTACCGCGATGGTTCTAGCCGGAGCGGAACAACTGCAGCTACATGCAGAACACGTCAATTCCCTGAATGTTTTTCCGGTGCCGGATGGCGACACGGGAACGAACATGAATTTGACGATGACTGCGGGTGTGGCCGAACTGAAAAGCAAGTATACGGAATCTTTAGGGCACAGTGCTGGTGTACTGTCGAAAGGGCTCCTGATGGGCGCCCGGGGGAACTCCGGGGTTATTTTGTCCCAACTGTTCCGCGGCTTCAGCCGTTATGCAGCTCCTTACACGGAACTGAACCCTAGTCAGTTTGCTACTGCGCTGCAGACGGGTGTAGAGGCAGCTTATAAAGCAGTTGTTAAACCGGTTGAGGGAACAATCCTCACGGTAGCGAAGGAAGCTGCCAAGCATGCTGTTTATTTTTCCCGCAGAAGCAACGATGTCGTGGAATTGATGGAGCAAGTATTGGCAAAGGCCAAGGAGACCCTATCCCAAACTCCGGATATGCTGCCGGTTTTGAAGCAGGTAGGTGTTGTGGACTCCGGAGGACAAGGCCTCGTATACATCTATGAAGGGTTTCTGAAAGCGCTGAAAAATGGTGTTTCTTCTTCAGAAGTGTCTCCCGCATCTGTAGAACAGACTGTATCACGGGTAGCTGTGACTGGTATTGTAACCCATCCGGATTTAGCGACGGTACAGGTTCCAGCTTCAGCACAATCGAGACTTTCGACGGAAGATATCGAATATTTGTACGATATGGAATTTTTCATTAACCGACAGCTGGGCAACGCCCAACCTGCAGAATTTGATGAAGATAAATTTAGAAAAGCGCTTTCCGTGAATGGTGATTCCATCATCGTGATCGCCGACGATGAAACGATTAAAGTGCACGTGCATTCCAAAGCTCCGGGTGAGGTGCTGAACCTAGCTTTGCTGTATGGCGAAATTACGCAGATTCATATTCTGAATATGCGTGAGCAGCACCGTGACCTGTTGTCTACAGGCATGGACATCGCACCGATGCCTGAGCTGTTTGCAGATATCCCGGCTGAAACCAAGACACCTGAAGCCCCGGCTGTTCCCCCTGCGGACGAGCTGGCACCATACGGTTTTATCGCTGTGTCGTCAGGTGAGGGCATTTCGAGTATTTTCAAAAGTCTTGGCGTAGATGTTGTACTGGCCGGCGGTCAAACCATGAATCCGAGCACGGAGGATTTTGTGAATGCGATAACGTCTATTTCCGCACAACAGATATTTATCCTGCCGAATAACTCCAATATTGTGCTTGCTGCACAACAGGCGAGAGAACTGCTGGAAGGAGAGCGCAGCGTAACCGTGATTCCGAGCAAGACGATTCCACAAGGGATTGCCGCCGCCTTTGAATTCCAGGAAGACGAGAGTGTCGAAAGCAATACCGATAATATGCTTGAAGCGGTTTCCCGTGTTCAATCTGGACAAGTAACGTACGCCGTACGGGACACCAATATTGACGAGCTTCAGATTAAGGCCGGAGAATACATCGGCATCCAAAATTCGAAGATCGTTGCAGCAGCACCAGATCTGCTGAACGCATGTCAGGAGTTACTCGGTAAAATGCTGAGTTCCGGAGATGAAATCATCACGCTTCTTACGGGTGAGGATGCAACCGAGGAAATCACAGAGGGTTTGATCTCTTGGCTTGAGGATAACTATCCGAATGCAGAAGTGGAAGTACACTATGGAGGACAACCGATTTACGCTTATCTGTTCTCTGTAGAAGTTTAA